CAGTCTGGCAGAGCGCTTGGCTTTTAACCAAGCGGCCGCGGGTTCAATTCCCGTCAGGCCTGTTTCTAATTTTTACATTTTAACTTTTCTATTTGGAGGAAAATATTTTGACAGTTGAATTTGATATTCAAAAACATATGCTCGTACCAAAGCATGAAATCATGACTGAAGAAGAAATTTCAAAAGAATTTAGTGATGTTGATTACGATTTTAAGGATCTTCCTAAAATTAAAGCAGATGATTCCGTTGCAAAATCTATTGGTGCAACTCCAGGAGATATTTTAAGAATAACTCGTGAAAGTCAAACTGCAGGTGTTTTTGTTACATATAGGATTGTTGAACCATAATATAAATTAGAATTAGTGAAGTTTATATATTTAATTTCTATAT
The DNA window shown above is from Methanobrevibacter sp. and carries:
- a CDS encoding DNA-directed RNA polymerase subunit H, yielding MTVEFDIQKHMLVPKHEIMTEEEISKEFSDVDYDFKDLPKIKADDSVAKSIGATPGDILRITRESQTAGVFVTYRIVEP